Part of the Drosophila santomea strain STO CAGO 1482 chromosome 2L, Prin_Dsan_1.1, whole genome shotgun sequence genome is shown below.
TGTCTCCACTTCTACTACACAGAAAATATCTTTGGATAGTTTACTTCCGATTATATTCATCCTAATATAATACAATTACAATTTGGGGAAtatgttttctatttttttttaaataatctTATCTTTAATTTATCGAACAAACAGCTTTAGTGACCGTTCTAAGTCACAGTAACATTCTTTTCAATATTCGGATTAAGCTATCctattttttctgtgtagCAAGTGAACACACCTGCAAaagacacacacatacacacacgtgAAACTGAGATTTGCAAACACACTTTCTCGCTCCCTCTCGCTCTAACCCTCGGAGACTCTATCCAAACCGCTCCCTCGACTCAAGTGACAGCAACAACTTTTCCGCTGTTTTAGGCTGGGCTCAGACGCCGACCGCGACGCGGACTGCGCAGTCAACGGTGGCAGCGGCGTCGCATGCCTTTCTACACTAAACAAAAATCGCAACTCCTTACTGTATTTATAAAGATGGTGGGTGAAGAACCCCTTATTCTGGTTGTGATCACATTGAATTGCTCAATAAATTACATTCTCTAGAATGTAGTCCTGacaatattttgattttggcAATATTTTCGATGGTATGAGCTGATCTACTTTTTTCGGTGTATCATTCCAGCAGTGACGCAGGGTCAACGGGCAGGGGAATGTGGAAAGGAGGTGTTTGTGTACTTGCAACAGGTGAAAGAGAAACTGTTGGGGGGTCAGCTGGAGTGCACTATCTGCTTACGATCTTGTCCAAACCGCAGTAAAATCGCAGTAAACAAACAAGGCGAAGTGCgcgtaaaaaagaaaacactgACCCACTACACCCCTggaaatgttttgttttcgttaaGTTGCGCCGCTGTGTTGTTATATTTCGCGTTTTATTGTTCGTACAAGCCCCAAATTGCATCACACTTGTGGAATTTGACAGATTCGTGTTTTCGCTCTCTactctgcagcagcagcagcagcagcttagAGGCCAATGACGAAACGTGATAAACATTATCGCAGTTGAATAACGTCGAAATAGTTGGGCTTCCATAAATCCAGCTTATAGAGAAAGTACTAGTGCTCGGTGATTTAGGGTTTAGTTGGGACATCAAACTAAACTTTTCAAATTCTAGAAACATCTACAAACATAATGCTAAATGAGATATCACTTTACTTAAGCATTGACAAGCCTAAGATAACATCACTACTTTTGTATCTCTAGATTCTAGACTATGAATCCAGACCTATGTAGATACAACATGTATCTACTATCTGTAAATAGTGGAAACTTATTAGCCTAGGTAAGGTAATCCCAGATACATAACTGCATTGGCATGTGAGTGCTCCgcaacaaaaaccgaaaaacttGGAGACATGCTTCCATTTAGGCGAAGATAATTAATTGGGTCCTGATAAGCATGAGATGGGTATTAGGGCCTCAAATAATACAGACAGCTGGGATTTAGATAAAAAGGCGGCGTGCGGTACACttgcctttttattttatctcGCATACTTCTTGGTTTACGAagcaaatggcaaaacaacaaataacaatagttgtttttgctgttctTTGGGTGGGAACCCGCTTTTGGGGCGGGGGAGGGCTGGAGGGGGATTCGAGACATCGACACCCCGATCCACACTATGGCCGTCCCCCTCGCGCGCATGCGTGGCAGGTAAGCTGATGTCTGTGTTTGCGCTGGTGTGTGCGGCTTGAAAAGGTATTTGTCTCCGTGTCTCCATCACCCCGGCACCCGCCACCCCCTCGTCAACTGCTGCAACTTTAGTTTTTGACCGACCGCATTTTTTAAGCTTTCTTTTCCAcctgttttccgttttcctcTCTCACTGTGCGCTGTTGATATTTCTTGAGtctctctcacacacacacatgtcgCCTCCAAGCCGCACTCACACAGGTGAGGCTTCATAGTAATGTGCGTGTGCGGATATACAGTGGACCCCCAAACAAGTAAACTAATTGAAAGTACATAGTGCACACAGATTTAACATATAATCTTTTGACGAAGTAAATATATCGTCAATATATTGAAGTTCAAATATTCTAATTATTAATCTAACCAAACGCTGAAATCGGGAGGAGTGCATTTTTTAGATTTCCCGTAATTGAGGATTCGCTTTTTCGAGGCATCACAGTATGTACAAAAGTGGGAGCGGCGGCAGGTTTCGTATTGATTTTCAATGCTTTGTTCAATTCATTCACTAATTCACAGACACAGGCTCAATTCGCTATATGTATTATTCTAATTGACCGCATTTTCCGGTGAAATGTGtgatatacatatgcatgtgtaTACACTCccttcacacacacacgcacaacacACAGGTATCGATATCACGTTAGCATTTCGATATCATCCTCTCACCTAACACATTCTTTTTCTAATTAGCACGAATCCGAATCTCTGTCACGTTTGCTTGGCATTTTAACTGGCTTTCGGGCTTATTTTTAGGGTTTAGCTTCGGTTTTAGCCGTTACAACTGCGATCACTCGAGCattgtttcaattttaattcaaacatTAAAAGTAACTGTAGTTGAGCACTTAATCctctcttcctcttcttctgcCACCTCCTTTTTACCTGTCTTCGCCGTTCTCTCCGTCCTTTTCTGGCAGCCGCCGCCTTTGGTCTAGTGCTTTCTCGCTTCTcttcgatttttatttttaagacGGCTTTCTTTCGCTCCGTTCTTTTTGATTCTCACAGACcgattttctatttttttgtcGCTTGTGGAAAATAAACGTACAAATAACAATAACCCCGCAACaccgttgttgttgtggcttttcagttactgtttttgttgtttttgtggaaCGCACGCGAGCGTCATCCGCTTTTTAAGCGCGGTTAGTACATGTCAGTCCGGTACCAGAAATCGTACTAACTTGGCTCATTCGATGGCCTTTTGAGttgtttgtatatttttgtattaagCCACTTGTTGAGAGAGTGcggcagagagagagagagaaagagagatcTCTCTTTACACTAGCGGACACAGCAATAGAaccaaatttattttatgcgTTTGAGTACACTTTTTCTTTCGGAGTTTAACGAATTAGAAATATCATCTTTACGCAGAATTATCAATATGATTCCCATGGATTTTATGTGATTGACctttttaaaacaaaacaagaacTAATAAGATACCGTCCCCACAAAATTTCTCATCAAAACAGATTGAAGGTTTTTCATCCCATTATTAAAACCTTTTGATATTCATTTGCACTTTGCtcagaaaataatttttattgaataagCCTATGAATAATTAAAACTATGAAAACTATCAGCTGCTCTTTGCCTTCTTGTTGGCCTTGATCAGCTTGGCCTTCAGGGCCTTCACGTCCACCTTGCTGGAGGAGCCGTCCTCCTTCTTCCGACTTGAAGCAGCCGACTCCTCCGTGGGCGGGACAAAGTCCTTGTTGCGGCGTTCGTCCTGGCGCTTGGCCGCCTCCTTCTGCTTCTCGGTGCGCTCCTGGTTCCGCTTTGCTTGCTTCTGCTCCTGATTGAGGAAGTACTCGCCGCTGGCCAACTGCTTGTCCACCTTGCTCTCCGGCTGGCTGGGCGGGAATGGGGTGTACTCCTTCTTCTGCTTTTTGACCTTTGGCTGCTTGCGTTTGctaatgtttttgtttttgaactTGGGCAGGAACCGGGACCAGTCCTCGTTGGCCAGGCGGGGATCCTTCATCAGCTCCCGCTTGATCATCAGAGCCTTAATGTTGTATATAGGGTGCACGTTGTTCATGGTCTCCAGGACAATGTCCCGCACCTGCTGAAGGCCCTTGTAGGGACCCAGGGCAGAGACTGTGTTTCCTTGGACCAAAACATAGCAATCGGTCAGCAGTTCAATGGACTTGAGGGTGGCTCCGTTGGGTCCTATTAAGCGCTGTCGCCGCTTCACAAACTTTTCCTTCTTGTGCACTAGGTTCCCAATTTTGATGATGTCACACCCAATGTCGTCCTGCAAGACCCGCTTGGCCTGCTCGAAGGGAACACTTCTGGCCATCAGCTTGATCATATCCCTCGCCTTGATGATGATGTAGGGATCCCAGGTCTTGCGACTGGTCTTCACCACCATGCTGCCCTCCATAAGATCCAGCTCCGCCTTCAGGTGGTGCTCCGACAGGCACTGCTCTACCAGAGGCCAAACCTCCTTCAGATAGCGCTCCCGATATTTTGGAAACAGCGTGGCAAAGGAGCTCTCCTCCACCACCCCGTGCGGGTTGTCCTCCTGCTTGAATGTCGGGATTTTCATGGCCCACGCATTGTCCACCGGCTCAGTGCTGATTTTGGTCTCCTCCGCTTCACTTTCGCTCATTTTTACAGGTCTTTTAGAAGCCTAATTCCTTTGCAGGTAAAATTCTTGCACGCTTGTTTTGGCAAGGCTGCCAGATCAACGATATATGCGTGTGACCTTATCACGAAAAACTCTCTGTTAATACTTTGCTGAttaattatttgcataaatataaaattttatgttgtttataaatgtataaataaattttatatttatatatttaaatacaattataTTTGTATCGTTTGTCAGATAAATTTTTCAtcaaaattgcatttgcaatcTAACACCAATTTCTGAGTTGGGAACATTACAATTTTACTGCATATATTATGCagttttgaatttttgaattaatagaaagaaataaaataatatacattttaagaaataaaataatatacattttaagaaataaaataatatacattttatttcttgATAGTAGATACTAATTTGTATAGTTTACTTATTTACTTATTCCATCACACATATGCATAAGAATGATTAAAGTGAATCCAAAtcgtaatttaataaattttgtattaaaGCATTCGCTCTTATGCAcagtaaattaattttgaaattgtaGAGGAAGAACccaaattgttttatatttaaagtagttttatttaaataataattgttaAGAGTAGTTTTCAAATAGTGGTATTAATTATAATACTAGATCCCGGCTACGCCATGCGGTATTTTCTAAGCCAAATAATTTTTTCCAAGCTAGTAAAGGTCACACGATTTTGTAAACCTAAGCAAAGCGCACGCAGGAGTTTTCGGAGAGAAAGAAAAATCGtcgcaaataaaatatttaacaaattgtaAGGCCGATAAACCattgtacatataatatatattttctggTAGGCTTATTACCTATTTGCTCGACCAAAGTGTGCGGACCTAACCGCATGTCCAATTTTGGGGCGTGGACGTGAACGAAAGCCAGTAAATTAGAATTAAACaaagaaacaaagaaaatgaaagaaaaatcaatataaagTGGCCGAtattgttgtagttgctaGAAAAAAGGCACTTTTCTAGCATTTCCCTTGGCTGCGGATGTAATTACGCCTTTGtgaaaaattgtgaaaatcaAAATGGCGTCATTTTTGTGTGCGTGGCAAGGCGCTGCCAACCTGCttgaaaagaaaaactgaGTAACTTTCACTTTTGTTTGATCCTAAAGTCAAACTTAGGTTGTAACCATAACGAGGCAGAGAGACATTTGTGCTACAAACGTTCAGTCAATCGCATGTTTTCATATTAATACGCTgtagaaatattttgttttcggttttgaGAGAGTGGACAGTCCTCAGGGCTGCACTGGCTTATCGATTACCGATAGCCGCGAGCACACGTCCGCATTTCACCAGTGCCTGAAAAAATCGCAACGCGAAAAACACGTTTTCTGCAGCtccacaaaaataaaaacttctGCAAAGGGATTATTGGCTTACTGCCAGTTGTCACAATAAAATAACAACTTTCATCATATTCCGGCGCTGCGGCTGGAAATTGTTTTATACTCGTTTTAAAAGTGAATTGTAGGGATCTAGCATAGTTTTATCCTGCAAAATATGTTTTGAGACTAGTGTTTTCTCATATTTTAGATACTATTGGAGTACTTGATAAAGCGAATTCTAATGGAATTACGTAATAATCAGTGGAAATTTAGTATCTATTAAGACACGCATACCAACAAAAGTAAGCGTCGCTGCACACACGCACGAtccaacacacgcacacgttCGCGTATGGTCATACCTCCAAGTGTGGGAGAGAGACGGCAATAGGGAGTTCAACGTTGCCAGATCAATTCTCTTGTTTCCCCACGATAAACAAGCCAAAATGGTGAGTTATTGACAAGAATATGAAATTATTGACGTGTATTATAAGTGTCttacttaatatttttattcaacaGCCTCGAATAGTTCCATTGCAATTGCTGAGGTGCCTGCGGGTGCTCTTGGACAACAATGGTGGCATTTTAAGTGCTGTGGAGGTTAAACGCATTTCGGGGTAAGTTTACCACTTGTCGTCAACAGCGACACCTATCGGCGTTTGCTAATAACAAGTTTTCACACACAGTTTGATGGCAAAGTATTCAAAGAAACTAGTTTCGAAATGTGTCTATGTACAAATTCTGAAATCCACAAAGACGGAACTATTGGGCGACTTTATGGCTGTGGGCGGTTGGTCGCTGGTCTACACCTGGCTGAATGATGCCATCAGGGCGATGAACTGGCCGCTGGTGCAGGAGATCCTGGAACTGCTGCTCCTTTCTCCCGTGGATGTCAATCGCCTCAAGATAAACTCTGCACCCATTCTGGTCAAGGGGCTGTGCAAGGATGGCGGCAATGAAGGTAAGTTTCGGGTTTTCTTAGATTAATTCTACTCTAGTCCTAGTCCTCAGACCTGATTAGTATTTCTAAGTCCTGTTCTGGGCTGtcttttttgcatttaattaccTAGGGATTACTAATTGCCTTTTTCTCGACCGTTCCGACGTTTTCCAGGTGTACGCATTCTAGCCAAGCGTTTGGTAGAGCAGTGGCTGAAGATTGTGACGGAAAACACAAGCATGACGATCCAAGGTGCTGCGCCACAAATTGCAGCCACTACTGCTTCTCAGGTTCCTACATCAGTTTCTGGAGCTGGCTCCGCTCCGGTCCCGGACTCCGCCTCTTCTTCAGACAGCACGGATAGCGCCGGTGCACCTGTGACGTATACCATCACCTCGgcggccaacagcagcaattcCAACAGCATAACCA
Proteins encoded:
- the LOC120458612 gene encoding KRR1 small subunit processome component homolog, with the translated sequence MSESEAEETKISTEPVDNAWAMKIPTFKQEDNPHGVVEESSFATLFPKYRERYLKEVWPLVEQCLSEHHLKAELDLMEGSMVVKTSRKTWDPYIIIKARDMIKLMARSVPFEQAKRVLQDDIGCDIIKIGNLVHKKEKFVKRRQRLIGPNGATLKSIELLTDCYVLVQGNTVSALGPYKGLQQVRDIVLETMNNVHPIYNIKALMIKRELMKDPRLANEDWSRFLPKFKNKNISKRKQPKVKKQKKEYTPFPPSQPESKVDKQLASGEYFLNQEQKQAKRNQERTEKQKEAAKRQDERRNKDFVPPTEESAASSRKKEDGSSSKVDVKALKAKLIKANKKAKSS